TATAGAACAAAGAAGTAATAGTAACTGTGTGGACAAAACATTGTCGAATAATCGAGGCGatcctacagacatatgtctataatGGTCCTGTTTAATATGGAAAACAATCGatgatattacttccttgacccatatacaatgtatattataaagaTATATCCTTTAGCTCGTAACTGCTTCAAATCCATAGCCAAGTGACTTTCCAGTATGAGAattaatcttttttattttattttacatgtataatggttttgaaaaaaaatatatatatatctttggaTGACTCATACTTCGAGTTATTAATACATTTCATTTGGTATTAGCGCAATGCTCAAAGATAGTTCGCAAATACTTAGGTATccatctttaattaaaaaaagcTTATCATTCAAACAAATCTTTTACAAACTACAACGAAATGTCATTCAGCTTTATACAAAGAGGAAACCAGAAGACCATTTGATTATCATCACGATGACATTAAAGATGATGATTTACTCAATCAGTTCTCAGAAATACCATGGAAAGCTATTGGCTTGACATGTACATCGTATGTAGGCCCAATCAAGACTACATCCAAGAATAGGAtaataattaaatgaaatattggaCTTAGAAAACAGTCGACACTTACTTACACAAATTGTCGACGATTCCCGTTGCGTTTCTTGATTATGAATGCTTAATAATGAATAATAACATTCATCGCAGATTTAAAgataaacaaaagataaaaagacaaaatgctataatttatatctatacatttatattataattgtgTTTCTAGATTGAAATGTCATGTGATTAAActgaaattcaataaaatgtaaatgataaaaaaggTGACAGGAAATAGACAGAGTGTGTATGATACAAACACACATTAAACTGCAGATAGACTTCGGCagcaaatatgaaatatttgaacAAGATACTGGACTGCAATTTCAATCGGTTGCAATTTCAAAGGactatcatatttatttatttattatatatatatatattttttttttacatttttttttttaatttgatgaaAGATTTTTCAAATGTAAAGCATAGCCTGCTAATTGTAGCTGATAGTTGCTACCTTATCCGCAATGATAAAGATATCTACATAGTCGGTGACAATGGGTCGGTTAGTTGATTAAGCTTAATTTCCCGTGAACAACAAAGGCCTCCATAGTGTGATGCTTGTGTGAATGTcattatgttttctttgttttatagtCGAAACTGAAGAATATTagtgttttgttgtttacttgtatatagccttcctcacaggaatGAGCGCCCCAATCTAAACCAACAGTCAGGTACACTGAGGTTGTgagaagagaaaagatcagTTTCTAAACTTAGTCGTAATTTACAATATTGTAATTGGGACTGCAAGAAGAAATTCTAAATCTACTCGTATATAAGGTGTAAAATACATGCATACATTAATATTGAATGAATAATGTTCTTACATTTAAATAGCTTATGGTTGAAGCTTCATACTTAAGCGGACACAACATTCACGCATTCTTATCAGCGTCATCTTTAAGTTGGAAAGTATGGTCATGGAATGCTACATTTCGACTAGTTCGGTGTGCAATCGTCGGATAAGGAGGACAGtgacacatcgtactagtcatagAATCTTCTTTTTTATCTCTTGATTTACGAAAATAACTTCGTTGTTAGACGTTTTTATAGAGATTTATTATGTAACTTATAATATAACTTATGATATTACTTATGACTATTTTTCTTTTATAGCGAGTTTGAATCAACTGAGACGAGGAAAGGCAATACTCATTATAACCGTGAATGGAGATTTCGCAGTAAATGATGATCGACATATTAAGGTCGTCACGCTGAGAGAAAGGTAAATCTGCAAATATATCTCGAGTTCTCTCTATCTGGAAcacatcatttatatatatatataaacgtacattattttcatatctaGAAATGATTATAAATATCTTACTTTTTGTAAACTGTTGTAAAACTACGTTTGTTTTGAGCGCTCTCAATAGAAGACATATATAAGAATAAAAGACCGCAATTGTTATCACATCATGAAATGATTAATACACTCATagttttttaaatcaaatactgTACTAAAACGGTTGTCATATAATAAACCATGCTGAATAAATTTCCAACCGTTCTGTCACCGGTTTTAGACATTACTCTTTCATATCCTTATAGTATGAGATTGCGCGCGCCAAACCTTTAAACTGGAAGTGCGTGCAAAGCAATTACGTGACGACATTGATTCATGTGACGTAATCATGACGAATATTTCTATAACGTCATCAGTTTTTAACGGACCCTGATTAATTTGGCCTGTTTCTTTGGGACTGATCATATCCGTTTTTATTCGGGAAAAGTAATCGGCAAACATCTGGATGGACGTCCAACTCCTTGTGTTGTGATCAACACGGTAGGATAATATTGTATTAATCTGTctagttgttgtttttatcatttcagATTGGTTGAACTTCTCATTTTCCAAATGAATGACAATCAGCCACCAACATGTAACAGACGGTTCAGATGTGCCGAAGCCACGTCACACACTTTTGATgttgaaaattatgaaatagaaGTAAGCATTCAATGTCAGAAAACAATGATAGCAAAGAGATGGATTTTGGTGGTAGTTAGTCTCCTGTCAGTGACAATAGTGTTTATCACCGTCTGTCTGTCTggaataaaattttgaaaactgCAAAAGTTATTGATACTGAAGATATATTATTTTGGCAAAGTTTAGTTTCCAGACGAAAACTTGAGACCGAATTGATAGATTTTGTTGAAACCTCATACAACGGTAGCATAGGAAGTAACACAGCTGGGGATTGAATATCGGGCCAAAATGTGAACTACAAAAGTCCTTGTCATTAAACCAAAGTTTAGGTCACTGAAATAGCTTGCACGTATCGGCAGGGGTAATATATTGTTCATAAATTGTAAAGGTATATGATCGACCCCCATCCTCTACGGACCCCCATCCTCTACTAAACTATCACTAttctacatataatatatatatatataatacgtTTTAGAATCCCTTTCCGGTTTTAACATAACGGTATTCATTTGACTAACTTATCGGAATAGAGAGGTCAAATGAATAAATAGTACATATAACATTATTGGTTGACGGTTAATCAAAACTTCAGCGCACATTAGTCCGGATAATTACTTTTTCATTATCGGTTAGCGTGGCCTTTCTGgatctatttatatatagtttgaCAATGAAGCAGTTTCACCGTCTCGAGCTCTCTATACAATAACTACAGTTAACAAAGCAGCAAACTTCACCCTTAGCACAAAACATAGATATCTATTCAtttaattatttgtatatatctatttatttaaaaaatgatatatattttttttattcatttattcatctTTCGAATTACGGTACATATATAGTACACCAATCGCGGGACACAGACAGATGTTGATACAGCTTAATAAGACTGTGTTAGGACTATTATTTAAGTGAGGATCATCATGTCAAACTtcactatttatttatttttttatacagaaGATGCACGGTAAAAATGTTATTGTTTGAGGAAATAGAACGGGTTTTATTACTTGTTTACTAAAACATGCAGTGGTTTACGAACTTACTTGTTTGCTTACTATTGGTGTTAGTAACTACAGTTTACAGACGATGAAGTCACTTTGGAGAACTATCgatattatgttatttatttgtgatatatattcatatttatttataatttgtttatttattttgcagtGTACGGAAAATGCAATTAAACTCACTTTAACCAAGGAGAACGCAGATGACAACTAGTATTTGACTCAAAGTCCTTGAGAGACTTCAAGAGTTTTGATGCACAAGATGAAAGATCACTCattgttttacaaaaaagtTTTTGAATCACTAAATATATTAACCCTCAAAACCCTTCCATCCCCGTCATGATGGTACATCCCGCCCCTTCCCAACCCACTAATCACTTGATAACCAGCTAACCTCCTCCCCCCATAATGGCACATCCCGCCCCTTCCCCACGCACTAATCACTGAATAACCAGCAATCCTCCATCCCCCACCATGATTGTACATCCCGCCCAATCCCAACCCACTAATCACTTGATAACCTGCTATCCTCCATCCCCCGCCATGATGGTACATCCCTCCCCTTCACCACCCACTAAATACTTGATAACCTGCTACTAATCACTTGATAACCTGCTATCCTCCATCCCCCGCCATGATGGTACATCCCTCCCCTTCACCACCCACTAATCACTTGATAACCAGCTATCCTCCATCCCCCACCATGATGGTACATCCCGCCCCTTCACCACCCACTAATCACTTGATAACCAGCTATCCTCCATCCCCCGCCATGATGGACATCCCTCCCCTTTACCACCCACTAATCACTTGATAACCAGCTATCCTCCATCCCACACCATGATGGTACATCCCGCCCCTTCACCACCCACTAATCACTTGATAACCAGCTATCCTCCATTCCCCGCCATGATGGTACATCCCTCCCCTTCACCACCCACTAATCACTTGATAACCAGCTATCCATCCATCCCCCACcatgatggtacatgtacatccgCCCCTTCCCACCCCTAATCACTTGATAACCAGCTATCTTCCTCCCTGCCATGATGGTACATCCCTCCCCTTCACCACCCACTAATCACTTGATAACCAGCTATCCTCCACCATCCCTGCCATGATGTTACACATTGATATGCACTCGGAGCGatttacattattaattgtgaatatttatcaaaaaaaaataaagaaaaaggCGAATAAGTTCCAGAGCGACTAcaatacttacatgtacatgtgaatGTTGCAAGATAATGTGACGCTGTTGCTAGTCTACCAACATtgtgatattatttgtttaagcagaaaataattgttcttttcgGATAAACATTGTGTGTTGCTTTTTAGAATAAAAGTTACTGTTGATAAAATAAGAAGAGACTAAGCCTTTACCTTGCTGggatatataaataaagaaGAGAAACTGAAGGACAAAGCTATGTTTCATTATTAAAACTCACAGTTATCACAGTCACATCAGTCGGGATCACGTCTAAGTGAGCATTTATTCAAAGTACAGAATAAAAACTTAAGACAATTATTAAAGTGGACCTGTCATTAATCATAGTAAAAAGTACTTTAATAGCTAAAggatttaaaaatgattttgggttaaaatgaataaaatattccTCGGTAATATATAGACAACATATTCTTCAGGAAGCTTGTTTGGTAGAACATTCACACACAGAATGAAATTCATATTTAAGTTTTCGCAAATGAAGATGAATCGAGGGACCTCTTAGAACAACTCGTTTTTGACGTCTTATAGTCTTATATTTAGTCATTTGTGCATTCGCATTTATTtacaatgaatatatttttaaatgtattatgtGTTTTGGAAATAGTCAGTATACATctatgatttaattaaaatagtATTCTATTCATATACTCTATTGTCATAGCATCCTttaaaaatatgcataaattaagtCAATTTGTGATCATTTGTTTTGCAATTTTGATTTACTGAGGCAGAGAAGATACACTTTTAGATTAAACATATCATTTTCAAGGATGCGCTCTGTGACTTCTAAAACGGCcgatataaaatatcaaaggtTAGTGGCAATTTCCATAGGTAAAATAATTCCTTGTTACAGTTTTTAAAAACCTTTACCGGGGATTCTGTGGACAAACAAACTTGGACTCGGGTACTAGGAGTACAGGTGAGTCGCAGTTAGGTTGTTGGTGAATTTTAACCCTGATCCTAATATTTTTTAACGTTATCATAACAACGTTCCATTAATTTAGATTTTCTACATTCGATTACAACCCTGGCTGTATAAAGGAGGAGAATTGTGTTGGTTTCCAACTCCAGCACACAGTACTAAGGCTGGAGATAGACGTTTTTCGTTCCAATACCATTACATCACATCACTATCACAATGTCATCGTTTAGTCACAAATTTTTGCATACTCCGTATGTCCCGTAGTCAACGGTTCAGTCCTAGTTTCGATGGTAAGCTCCACACCACACCGATAATAATAACTACCAGTGACAGGCCAGATCGCGATAGCCCCATTGTCGATGAGCTTTACATTTTCCAATTTCCCTCCTGAGGGAGACTTCGTCCACGTATTAATTATCTCGCCGATAGTTCCCCTTGCACAATGAATAGTATCTATGTTTTTACGATCTTTGATTTCCACTTCAAACACGCCACTGACGGCAACGTTTGAATGGAACGTGCCAGTAAACTCTCTATCCTCCACTTTCATCTCTGCAGTTAACTCGGTGTGTGGCTGAACAACCACACTATTTTCAGTATTCCATGTTAATGTGTGTGTTTTACACGTGTCAGTATCGTTACCAATGGATAACTCGGAGTTAATGCCTAGTGATATATTTGCAATTTTGGGATAGCCTAACTTAACTC
The DNA window shown above is from Argopecten irradians isolate NY chromosome 8, Ai_NY, whole genome shotgun sequence and carries:
- the LOC138329755 gene encoding uncharacterized protein — its product is MKTGFKVGGKAGVKLGYPKIANISLGINSELSIGNDTDTCKTHTLTWNTENSVVVQPHTELTAEMKVEDREFTGTFHSNVAVSGVFEVEIKDRKNIDTIHCARGTIGEIINTWTKSPSGGKLENVKLIDNGAIAIWPVTGSYYYRCGVELTIETRTEPLTTGHTEYAKICD
- the LOC138329532 gene encoding uncharacterized protein, translating into MANTLQYERRTASLNQLRRGKAILIITVNGDFAVNDDRHIKVVTLRERLVELLIFQMNDNQPPTCNRRFRCAEATSHTFDVENYEIECTENAIKLTLTKENADDN